One window of the Eucalyptus grandis isolate ANBG69807.140 chromosome 6, ASM1654582v1, whole genome shotgun sequence genome contains the following:
- the LOC104449528 gene encoding LOW QUALITY PROTEIN: caffeic acid 3-O-methyltransferase (The sequence of the model RefSeq protein was modified relative to this genomic sequence to represent the inferred CDS: inserted 1 base in 1 codon) encodes MALVLDTKTPSSADGQEVVVDNTWVHAMLFASSHVFPMVLNAATRLGVFDILSRAGPGARLSAFEVASQLATQSSEAAPKLDRMLRLLASHSLLSCEVHEQDDGRAVERLYGLTPAARYFLKDEEEGSLASLLELSFHPAPQQVWLQLDDHIIEGGNQFKKVHGISIFEFMDIDPAFNNTFNKAMAALTTIVMKKILEIYEGFXGTTTLVDVAGGTGKCLNIIISKYPSIKGINFDLPHVIESAPSYSGIQHVGGSMFTAIPRADAIMIKDTLHNWNDENCIKILKNCYEALPSKGRAIVIDLVLPEAPEASAASMYASRLDNTMLMQPGGQERTEREFRSLSEAAGFSEFKVASVASNLWAVMELYK; translated from the exons atggCTCTTGTCCTAGACACTAAGACACCTTCCAGTGCCGACGGTCAAGAGGTGGTTGTCGACAACACATGGGTCCACGCGATGCTCTTCGCGAGCTCCCATGTCTTCCCCATGGTCCTCAACGCAGCCACTCGGCTTGGCGTGTTCGACATCCTGTCCCGAGCTGGCCCGGGGGCTCGGTTGTCGGCTTTTGAGGTTGCCTCTCAGCTTGCCACACAGAGCTCGGAAGCTGCTCCAAAGCTCGACCGGATGCTGAGGCTCCTTGCAAGCCACTCGCTCCTGAGCTGCGAGGTGCATGAGCAGGATGATGGCCGGGCTGTCGAGAGGCTATATGGCCTCACGCCGGCAGCTCGCTACTTTCTGAAGGATGAGGAAGAGGGCTCGTTGGCTTCATTGTTGGAGCTTTCCTTCCATCCGGCTCCACAGCAAGTTTG GTTGCAATTGGACGATCACATAATTGAAGGGGGGAACCAATTCAAGAAAGTTCACGGAATCTCAATTTTTGAGTTCATGGATATTGATCCAGCATTTAACAACACGTTTAATAAGGCGATGGCCGCTCTAACGACAATAGTAATGAAAAAAATCCTTGAGATTTATGAAGGTT GAGGAACGACGACATTAGTTGACGTAGCTGGTGGAACCGGCAAGTGCCTCAATATAATCATCTCCAAGTACCCTTCTATCAAGGGCATCAACTTTGATTTGCCTCACGTAATAGAAAGTGCACCTTCTTATTccg GAATCCAGCATGTCGGCGGGAGTATGTTCACCGCCATACCAAGGGCGGATGCAATCATGATCAAG GATACCTTGCATAATTGGAATGACGAGAACTGCATCAAAATATTGAAGAATTGCTACGAGGCACTACCGAGTAAAGGTAGAGCAATAGTGATAGACTTAGTGTTGCCGGAGGCGCCAGAAGCAAGCGCGGCATCGATGTATGCTTCGAGACTCGATAATACCATGTTGATGCAGCCGGGAGGTCAAGAGAGGACGGAGAGAGAATTCCGGTCCCTGTCGGAGGCAGCCGGTTTCTCCGAGTTCAAGGTCGCTAGTGTCGCTAGTAATCTGTGGGCGGTCATGGAGCTCTACAAGTGA
- the LOC104449529 gene encoding tetratricopeptide repeat domain-containing protein PYG7, chloroplastic: MADRALLSLSPSPSFSSISDRIPPFHPSILSRSTILKTRLRRTIRQICQSELTAESRSLPRLKESLENPFIIKKILKVKEPSFWISALSVGLPSWLACAQVAVASETTQINAVYEIGELFELGIQLSYLLLLLALLGVGSFFVIRQVLVRRELDLSAKELQEQVRSGDASATELFELGAVMLRRKVYPAATKYLLQAIEKWDGDDQDLAQVYNALGVSYVRDGKLEKGITQFETAVKLQPGYVTAWNNLGDAYEKKKDLKSALKAFEEVLLFDPNNKVARPRRDTLKERVTMYKGVPVKSKER; this comes from the exons ATGGCGGACCGCGCTCTCTTATCCCTCTCCCCAtctccttccttctcctccatctccgaCCGGATACCACCTTTCCATCCTTCAATCCTTTCGCGCTCGACCATCTTGAAGACCAGGCTCAGAAGAACAATCAG GCAGATATGTCAAAGTGAATTGACGGCAGAATCACGGTCATTGCCACGGCTGAAGG AGTCTTTGGAGAACCCttttattatcaaaaagattttaaagGTGAAGGAGCCATCATTCTGGATATCTGCACTCTCAGTCGGACTTCCCTCTTGGTTGGCTTGTGCACAAGTTGCAGTTGCAAGTGAAACTACTCAAATAAATGCTGTTTATGAGATTGGAGAGTTGTTTGAATTGGGAATCCAACTATCCTATTTGCTTTTGCTCTTGGCCTTGCTTGGTGTGGGTTCTTTCTTTGTCATCCGTCAGGTCTTAGTCCGCAGAGAACTTGACCTTTCTGCTAAAGAGCTgcag GAGCAAGTAAGAAGTGGTGATGCTAGTGCAACTGAGTTATTCGAACTGGGTGCAGTGATGCTAAGAAGGAAAGTTTACCCAGCCGCAACTAAGTACTTGCTTCAGGCAATTGAAAAATGGGATGGAGATGATCAAGATCTTGCACAG GTATACAATGCCCTCGGTGTTAGTTATGTTCGAGATGGCAAGCTTGAGAAAGGAATTACGCAATTTGAAACTGCAGTGAAGCTTCAACCGGGATATGTGACAGCTTGGAACAACCTTGGTGATGcatatgaaaagaagaaagacttGAAGTCTGCTCTTAAGGCATTTGAAGAGGTGCTACTTTTTGACCCTAATAATAAGGTAGCTAGACCACGGCGGGACACGTTAAAAGAACGTGTGACCATGTACAAAGGAGTTCCCGTGAAATCAAAAGAGAGATGA